The following coding sequences lie in one Spodoptera frugiperda isolate SF20-4 chromosome 24, AGI-APGP_CSIRO_Sfru_2.0, whole genome shotgun sequence genomic window:
- the LOC118278530 gene encoding glutamate receptor ionotropic, kainate 2, with the protein MSIYYLFLLIFFINVGCVISELSLRFVFIIEAQEQDLTRDIGRALKLSETVRPDVKLDDAIVLLDRENDEESNRILCAAISKGVSMIIDLSWSPWQVAEDLASEAGIPLVRTLLGSQQLVKALDSYLESRNATDAALILESESDVDRTLYELLGASNIRVWVHAGLTRDSAKALKTMRPEPSFYVIVGENGFVMDTYRRAVKEKLVRRNYRWNLVLTDYSSVEVGQLVLPTVILQSDPGECCKLLRKDECNCPSDFQRKQHIINSLILYLSEVYSKLEGDLTLTTSSIQCEDPQPSMNTTRDRLFKQFAEDSEISNETVFFWDGDRSGLFLRSRFMLSTYKPEDGQQAIATWSAGEDYKLLPGIELEPLRMFFRIGTAPAVPWTLMKLDPTTGEQMYNEDGQPLYEGYCIDLIARLSETMSFDYEIVSPKTGDFGKKLPNGTWDGVVGDLMRGETDIAISALTMTAEREEVIDFVAPYFEQTGILIVIRKPIRKTSLFKFMTVLRTEVWLSIVAALVLTGFMIWLLDKYSPYSARNNPDAYPYPCREFTLKESFWFALTSFTPQGGGEAPKALSGRTLVAAYWLFVVLMLATFTANLAAFLTVERMQTPVSSLEQLARQSRINYTVVEGSSVHQYFVNMKFAEDTLYRVWKEITLNATSDQAQYRVWDYPIREQYGHILLAINASQPVPDAKTGFQQVNEHTDADFAFIHDSAEIKYEVTRNCNLTEVGEVFAEQPYAIAVQQGSRLQEDLSRALLELQKERFLEQLASKYWNESARQACPDADESEGITLESLGGVFIATLFGLGLAMLTLAWEVFYYKRKEKNKVQTFNAKPEKQAFDAKSSLESKVAQSVAKIRKRGKIGKRANVAKNVTFGDSFKPVSEKGVSYISVFPKDYRP; encoded by the exons tatTCATAATAGAGGCACAGGAGCAGGATTTGACACGAGACATCGGGAGAGCTCTGAAATTGTCTGAAACTGTACGGCCTGATGTTAAACTCGATGATGCTATCGTCCTGCTTGATAGAGAAAATGATGAAGAGAGTAATAGgattt tatgcGCCGCCATATCGAAAGGGGTATCAATGATAATAGATTTGAGTTGGTCTCCATGGCAAGTAGCCGAAGATTTGGCTTCGGAAGCTGGTATACCATTGGTGAGGACTTTGCTAGGCTCGCAGCAGCTGGTGAAGGCTCTGGACAGCTACCTGGAGTCCAGGAATGCTACTGATGCTGCTCTGATATTGGAGAGTGAGAGTG ACGTAGACCGCACCCTATACGAGTTGCTAGGAGCATCAAACATCAGGGTGTGGGTCCACGCCGGCCTGACCAGAGACTCCGCCAAAGCATTGAAGACCATGCGGCCGGAGCCCAGCTTCTACGTCATTGTGGGGGAAAACGGATTTGTTATGGATACTTATAGACGG GCCGTCAAAGAGAAGCTAGTTCGTCGCAATTACCGCTGGAACCTGGTGCTCACTGACTACTCCTCAGTGGAGGTTGGTCAGCTAGTACTGCCGACTGTGATACTCCAGTCGGATCCAGGAGAATGCTGCAAGCTGCTGAGGAAAGATGAGTGCAACTGTCCTTCTGATTTTcag AGAAAACAGCACATCATAAACTCCTTAATCCTCTACCTATCAGAGGTTTACTCCAAATTGGAAGGAGACCTCACTCTCACGACTTCGTCCATACAATGCGAGGATCCACAGCCTTCCATGAATACCACCAGGGATCGCTTGTTCAAGCAGTTTGCTGAAGACTCCGAGATTAGTAACGAGACAGTCTTCTTTTGGGATGGTGATCG ATCTGGTCTTTTCCTCCGCTCTCGCTTCATGCTCTCCACGTACAAGCCAGAAGACGGTCAGCAGGCCATAGCTACCTGGTCTGCTGGCGAAGACTACAAGCTACTGCCGGGCATCGAACTGGAACCTTTGAGGATGTTCTTTAGAATTGGAACTGCGCCt GCTGTACCTTGGACCCTGATGAAGCTAGACCCTACGACTGGAGAACAGATGTACAATGAGGATGGCCAGCCGCTGTACGAAGGATACTGCATCGATCTCATCGCTAGATTATCTGAG ACCATGTCTTTCGATTATGAGATAGTTTCCCCAAAAACTGGAGATTTTGGGAAGAAGCTCCCGAATGGCACGTGGGATGGAGTCGTTGGGGATCTTATGAGAGGA GAAACAGACATAGCCATTTCAGCTCTTACAATGACAGCAGAACGAGAGGAGGTGATAGATTTTGTGGCTCCGTACTTCGAACAAACTGGAATTCTTATAG TAATTCGCAAACCCATAAGAAAAACATCGCTCTTCAAGTTCATGACAGTGCTACGTACAGAAGTATGGCTAAGCATCGTGGCTGCGCTCGTTCTGACCGGGTTCATGATCTGGCTGCTGGACAAATATTCTCCATACTCCGCCAGGAATAATCCTGATGCGTACCCGTATCCGTGCAG agAATTCACTCTAAAAGAAAGCTTCTGGTTTGCCCTAACCTCCTTCACTCCACAAGGCGGTGGAGAGGCACCGAAGGCTTTATCTGGGAGGACGCTTGTAGCTGCATACTGGCTCTTTGTGGTGCTCATGTTGGCTACGTTCACTGCTAACCTGGCTGCCTTCCTGACTGTGGAGAGGATGCAG ACTCCAGTCTCCTCGCTAGAGCAGTTAGCTCGACAGTCTCGCATCAACTACACGGTGGTGGAAGGCTCATCAGTACATCAATACTTCGTCAATATGAAGTTTGCTGAAGATACACTGTacag GGTTTGGAAAGAGATAACTCTGAATGCGACATCGGATCAGGCGCAGTATAGAGTGTGGGATTACCCAATCAGGGAGCAGTATGGACATATACTACTAGCCATCAACGCTTCTC agCCCGTACCAGATGCAAAGACCGGTTTCCAGCAAGTGAACGAACATACGGACGCGGACTTCGCTTTCATACACGATTCGGCTGAAATAAA GTACGAAGTAACAAGAAACTGTAATTTGACGGAGGTGGGCGAGGTGTTCGCTGAGCAGCCGTACGCCATAGCTGTCCAGCAAGGGTCCAGGCTGCAGGAGGACCTGTCCAGGGCACTGCTTGAGCTGCAGAAGGAGAGGTTCTTGGAACAGCTTGCTTCTAA ATATTGGAATGAATCAGCTAGACAGGCTTGTCCGGATGCTGATGAGTCTGAAGGGATCACACTCGAGAGTTTGG GTGGAGTTTTCATCGCAACGCTCTTCGGTTTAGGTCTAGCAATGCTAACATTAGCTTGGGAAGTATTCTACTACAAacgcaaagaaaaaaataaagtacaaaccTTTAATGCGAAGCCAGAGAAACAAGCTTTCGACGCGAAATCCAGTCTAGAATCAAAAGTAGCACAATCTGTTGCGAAAATTCGTAAAagggggaagattgggaaaagggCTAATGTAGCCAAGAATGTTACTTTTGGTGACAGTTTTAAGCCTGTTTCCGAAAAGGGTGTGTCTTATATTAGTGTTTTTCCTAAAGATTATAGGCCTTAG
- the LOC118278532 gene encoding complex I assembly factor ACAD9, mitochondrial, with the protein MNLARKVCTVHHSYVTKNLYRKFRFSAINYDNSTATQPQVKEEKFNFEDINILERTERRKAQIQPFMKDIFTSVFNKELLAYPEILNKEETESLDKRIDIISNVFQNPQKTAADRRNVLKNAKIYAAPISLTKNGLAANITESLRYLEVIAGDFQLGQEISDHWVALRALQEGLTQEQLSMIIDDLASGDKPVSLAIKERVAERISQADFRTSAEMDSQGVWYISGEKVCNYSNGYILVLASYESAQLRAFLVHPGAAGVSSNGAFISFMRTPATPLEMIKDDKLAKILGLSRLFAAVLCRCRLSAAVQSVVEYTRPRAFSGKPLAELTTIQSCVGNAVLDIYASESAEYFTAGLLDGYADPDAEVEVAMCRNFIAKHGLTSMLQLLNIPALDKEEECKQLLDNMRHVATRGETLDSVNMFIALNGIHHAGKVMSEEVKQIRNPLMHPAFIFKKVIANRHQEKDDPKLTLYLAEHLHPSLKQPSEQLEYCVLRMRFACETLMARHGVKIAAAYTELNRLAEAATEILVMSAVLARASRAYCIGLRNSEMEMKLAACFVEKTRDRVKKLIKEIDDGEYLNLDHFTTQFGRKALDSNATNPTLVEKATARVFW; encoded by the exons ATGAATTTAGCACGTAAAGTCTGCACAGTTCACCACAGTTATGTCACTAAAAACCTTTACCGAAAATTCCGATTTTCCGCAATAAACTACGATAATTCAACTGCAACACAGCCTCAAGTCAAAGAAGAGAAGTTCAACTTCGAAGACATCAACATTCTAGAGCGAACAGAACGCCGTAAAGCGCAAATCCAGCCATTCATGAAAGATATATTCACATCTGTATTTAACAAAGAGTTACTCGCTTACCCGGAGATTTTAAACAAAGAGGAGACTGAATCTTTAGATAAACGTATCGATATTATATCCAACGTATTTCAGAACCCGCAAAAAACAGCCGCAGATCGTagaaatgtgttaaaaaatgCTAAAATTTATGCTGCTCCCATAAGTCTCACAAAAAATGGTTTAGCTGCTAATATAACGGAAAGTTTGAGGTATTTAGAGGTCATAGCTGGTGATTTCCAACTTGGGCAGGAGATTAGTGACCACTGGGTTGCACTCCGGGCACTGCAAGAAGGTTTAACTCAAGAGCAATTGTCTATGATCATCGATGATCTTGCCTCTGGTGATAAACCAGTGTCTCTGGCTATTAAAGAGAGAGTTGCTGAGAGGATTTCGCAGGCTGACTTCAGGACTAGTGCTGAGATGGATAGCCAAG gtGTATGGTATATAAGCGGTGAGAAGGTCTGCAACTACAGCAACGGCTACATCCTGGTGTTGGCTTCGTACGAGTCCGCACAGTTGAGAGCATTCCTCGTTCATCCGGGAGCGGCCGGAGTCAGCTCCAATGGAGCTTTCATTTCTTTCATGAGGACTCCAG CGACCCCACTAGAAATGATAAAAGACGACAAGTTGGCAAAGATCCTCGGTCTCTCTCGCCTGTTCGCGGCTGTGCTCTGCCGCTGCCGACTGTCTGCTGCTGTCCAGAGCGTCGTGGAGTACACGAGGCCTAGGGCTTTCTCTG GCAAACCACTAGCGGAACTGACAACAATACAATCCTGTGTCGGGAACGCGGTGCTTGACATCTACGCGAGCGAGAGTGCCGAGTACTTCACTGCTGGACTCCTGGATGGGTATGCCGACCCTGATGCCGAGGTCGAAGTGGCTATGTGCAG AAACTTCATAGCCAAACACGGCTTGACATCGATGCTCCAACTCCTGAATATACCAGCGTTGGACAAGGAAGAGGAATGCAAACAGTTGCTGGACAACATGCGGCATGTAGCCACCAGGGGCGAGACGCTCGATAGTGTCAACATGTTTATTG CCCTAAACGGCATCCACCACGCCGGCAAAGTAATGTCGGAGGAGGTGAAGCAGATCAGGAACCCGCTGATGCATCCAGCGTTCATATTCAAGAAGGTTATAGCTAATAGGCATCAG GAGAAAGACGATCCAAAACTGACTCTGTACCTAGCAGAACACCTCCACCCCTCATTGAAGCAACCATCGGAACAGCTGGAGTACTGCGTACTTCGCATGAGGTTCGCATGCGAGACCCTCATGGCGAGACACGGCGTCAAAATAGCGGCGGCTTACAC aGAACTGAATCGATTGGCTGAAGCGGCGACTGAAATATTGGTTATGTCGGCAGTCTTGGCTAGAGCATCAAG AGCATACTGCATTGGCCTAAGAAATTCTGAAATGGAGATGAAACTAGCAGCTTGCTTCGTAGAGAAAACGAGAGATAgagtaaagaaattaataaaagaaatagatGATGGTGAATACTTGAACTTGGACCATTTTACTACCCAATTTGGTAGGAAAGCGCTCGACAGTAATGCTACCAATCCTACCTTGGTAGAAAAAGCTACGGCGAGAGTATTTTGGTAG